The nucleotide window aattctactCATAGTAGTGCTCAGTGGAAGGAGAAGTCGTTAAAAATGTGAGCTCACGGCGAAACCATAAGGCAACGTCCACTACCCAAACACACTTGTGTGTTTCGTCTCATCATTGCACTTCTTAACATCAAAATTACTAGTCAGCACAATACGAAGCAGCAATTAACCTAACATTAATCATCATAAGAGAAAAATCAACACAAGATACAATAACTAGCAAAAAGGATAACGTTTTCAAGCAACAATTAAAACATAGGCTTCAGTGTGTGTAACAATCAGATCATTGATAGAAATCTCACTGAAATCCGctaagataattaaaattatcatcataagccaatttttttttttcaagccaATTCAACAAATCAAtgataaattaaactaaacaacGTTTAAacgcaaaaaaaatgaaaattatatattgggaaatgtttattttttataaaaaaaaactaatttacaaaaaaCTTGGGAAATTAGGGTTAGGGTGTGCTCAGACAGCCAAGGGTTTGATAATCAACTTCCGAGTAAATTCCCAGATCAGAAACTCTAGTCCACATAAATTGCCTCGTCACCGCACACTAATAACAATTTTACTTTCAAAGAACAAAAAGAGAGAACAGAGATTCATAGCACACAACATAGAAATACAGAAAGTGGTATTCATAAAGATGGAACCTTTTCGACAATTCAGAACCAAACGGAGAAACACGACGAGCGCTGAATCGCTATTTGATTGCAAAGATGAGCGACGGAGAAGAACATGAATAAAAATGAGGCATAGGTTTGATTATATAGGCAGTgaagagtgaaacaccaaaTTAGGGTTTACAGGGAGAGCGTGGGCCGAACACGAACATGCCCGTAATTTAGAGTGGGCTGGATCATAAACTCCCAAGGGACATGCTACTAGGTGCACCCTGAAacattgttggtgcacccatCAATTAGGTGAATGGGCAAAATTGTCCTTgtgtaaaaagaaataattccttctttcggaagaaggttcttccgatAAAACAATTTATTCTACCGAAATAATTTGTtctaccggaagaaccttcttctgaAAAAGCTctcggaagaagttcttccagtAGCTTCTCCGAAAGAAGGTTCTTTCGGTAGAACAAATTGTtctaccggaagaaccttcCTTCTGAagctttccggaagaaggttcttctggTAGAACACAAATTGTTCTTTCGGAATAAGGTTCTTCTGGAAAGCTTCCGGAataaggttcttccggaagattttcgaaagaaccttcttctggaagaagaaattgttttttttaacgcAAGAGTAATTTTGCCCATTCAcctaattgctgggtgcaccagcaatgttgctgggtgcacctagcatgtcccAACTCCCTATCCATACTCCTCATTTCTAGTTTGggatgaaaaaaattagagcttttttcaaaaagtaaccattgtttaaattctaaaaaaatactaactaattatttaaaaattttaatcatttaataattatttaatttttttcatatcctttaaaaaaatacatatattttaaactagTCTTTTATCATGTGTATTGCataggataaatatttattgatataagattgtttttaattgttgataatttattttaaaaatatttaaattttattttgaaataaagatgaaaatgataaattaaaagaaataagaggtttttaaaaatatcttaactTGTTATCAttgaaaaaattctaaaaaaactcaggttgaaaaataattctttaaaatattcttatttaatataattatactaacttttatatattaaaatattagaaaaatacttttttccttaagtaaatgaatatttgttggatcaagtgacaaaatttagtttctcttaaatatgattttggaCTTGAGTATCTTAAATAAGATAGATTATACTTTTTGATAAACTTTAAGTGTGATTAAATTCCAAATCGAATATTAATCTTATAATGTGTTCAAACTAAAAAGTTAAAGTCTCTAATTAGGGtgactaaaaaaatagtaaatatagaTATGGGAAGAGCTTTGCTCCCTTAGATTATATTGAGaatcaaaactaataaataatgaataaaaatatactttgaATCATAACATATTTTCAATATAGCAAGGGAGACTTTATTGTGCAATTGTGTATTACAAtaaattctctctctcttgatTCTACTTCTTATTAACACCATAACATGATTTCCATTCAAACCTAGTAATCACTCCCAACCCTTTCTCGCATCACTTGGAAAAACAATCAAATCATATGGTATCTCATATATCAAGACACCATAGGCCTAGCATAGAATAAGTTACACAGAAAAGTAGACATACAAAATGCACTTAGATGGTCATTATCAAAGAGATTCTTAGTTATTAACTCGTGCACAATGTTTCCTTATCTCTCCTTCAGATCCAAGCTTGACATTAATTCGTCCCATTTTCTCCATAGACTTGGCAAATTCCGCAAAGAATCCTTGAGTTGACTGAAGTTGACTAGCGATAATAGACCTTGTGATAGGACTAGTAAGCAATTCAGCATCTGATTGGAACAAACCCCTTCTCTTAACCACTTGTTTGTAATATCCAAGATCAAATGTATCACGACTTCCAGGGTCCATCTCAATAAGTGAGTTATCATTAATGTTCTTACACTTGAAGGTCTTGAGATTTTTTGCATATCCATTGTCTATTGTTGGGTCTGTGTCACCCTTGCCTGTGAAATTGTATAGACGGGTTGAAATTGATGAACAATGGGCAATACCAATTGTGTGAGCACCTGAAGGAATTGAATTTTTGGCGATTAGAGatagagaaatttaaatgtagaacaaaaaaagaaaaaaaaaacttatatatatgtatataattttttggtgtTTCTAGTATTATTCTCAATCACAATGagagttttatttaattgaCTTAGGACTTATTtactttgaaaaatcttttatgttttatgtgttcttatACTCCCTTCaaactcaaatataaataataatatataatttcacaCTAATTATGGTTGTTAActaagtttatttaattttttgattatatatatatatatatatatatatatatataaagaattgcattttttaaattatccttaATCATATTTATCGAAGATGTTAatcacattttaattaattcctggatattttgaaataatgacattaattaaataagGTTGAATGAGTTGAAATTGATTTACATTTCAGTCcacctaactttttttttcttcttatagttGAGTACGGACGAAGTACaagttttagaaaacaaaaagtaatttaaaaataaatgtcagttttataattaaaagtgaaaaaaaatagaaaatgttttctcaacTAGCCTGATGCAAACTTTTATCATGCAACTTGTGTTTAACATACCAACAAGCAAGACAAGGTCATTTGCATCAAGTCCAACATTGCCAAAGAGTGTTAGTTGGGTAGTGAGGTTGTGAAAAGGAGCAGGAAGGCTGCGTAACGGATCTGCTGCTCTAGAGATGAACCCATCCCTTCGTCCTGTTGGAACATTCCAATAGGGTCCACCCTGCAAACCCATCTCAATCATCACAAAACAAGAATCTGACTCATTTCTATTCTATATAAGAAAGCATAGAGAAAACATAGCAGAaacatgagttttttttttagaatgatGATAATGAAAGTCAAACTTAAATTTCATGCATCTATTCTAACTTCTACCATCAGGCCAACCCTAGTTTGTAACACACAAACACGAATTTAATGCAACATGGACAATTTTAAGGacagaataaatttttaaaattatatggcCACTAATATAGCATATGATATtgatataacaaattaaaagggaaaaaaatgatgttttaaaaataaaaaaaattgttattataaatattcatcatccctcccccataattttgcatagcgaagagcctctgggcaaagaaagttttttgttattataaatattaaaaggtGTTATAGTTTAtctcaatttaaatatatttttcatcctagtaaatatcttgatttttgcttttaatttatataattacttaTGTAATTAGTTTTCCGTTTATGATATATGTGATGAAATAACCTTTCATTCTTAGTCATTTCTTTACAAAACGCTAATATAACTCCATCAAGAGTCGTCATATTGCAACTCTACGTCACAAAAATACTTATACTACAATGCTTGACGGAGCCATGTAAGTGGTTTGTGATGAAGATTGGTAGAAAAaggacaacaaaaaaaatataaagtttggGATATTCAAACTATTTGTGAAGTACATATAGTAAAATTTTCAACAGAAGTACAACACAATATGAATTTTCCATAcaaataagattaaatttaactattatttattatattcttaattataaaattctttcaattaattGAGAGTTTAAAAGATGAAGTAAGTACTTACAGTGGCATGAATAGAGTCTCTGGCAGTCAAAGCCAAGATATCAGCACAAGAGACTACACCAGGGCATTCAGCTTCAACAAGCCTCTTTATTGCTTCAATGAAGCCAAAGCCTCGGAGTGTAAGATTTGGAATAGCGTCCTTTTCAGCTTGATTCCCTGGTGTTGAGTCCACAAGCACTGATCCATCACAACCctgaaattaatattaatatatatacactacACGTTAATTAATGTTACCTCCTCATCAGTTTAACAAAATAGTCATCAATTAACTAGAAAATGAAACCATAAATATGTGCATACATTGACAAAACAATCATGGAAGTGCAATCTTATGAGAGCAGCTGCTAGTGATGGAGCGTTGTGGATATGCTCAACAACGTACTTCAGAATTATTTGCTCAGCCTTTGGACAACTTTTGGCATAGAAACCAAGCTGCAATTGAGCTTGAGTTGATCCAATTAGTGCTATAAGGCAAATAATCAAAGCCTTGAAGTAACTCTGGCTACCCATTTGTGCTTATTTGGATGAGACCTTAATTGCCAGAGAACTATATATAGAGGATATAAAAGCTCAGAAACTTCTTGCAAGAAGCAACTTCATTTCTATGGTTGAATTAAGACAGTGCTAGTTATTTATAGTCCTCAGCTTGTGTTACAACTAACGGGGCAAACTATAGAGATGGTCCATGCAGCATGTGACGTACATGttactttaccttatctttcaatttaaaaatgttagtagtctaataaaaaaattgagaacttATATTTATACAACAAATTCGTACAAttctttttataacaaaaagatAAGAAGAGAAATTAAAGTGTGTGCTAATATATAAAACAGAtgtgatgaagaagaagaatgaaaaaaatatatattattgcaaaaaaatgttgtaagaaaatattatatgaatgcatctctaaaaattaattagttagttgGGCATGTCTATCAATCCATTTTTAAACTTggcatatatataacatattccACCGgtcatattaatttaatttatcgtCCGATTGTTTGTAtaatagtaaaattttaaagagtTTCTTGCGGTGGTTAACTCTAATGTACAAGGAATTGATGTGAACTTCCTAACAGCAAATATAATTACTGTTCAGAAACAGGTTTTAAGGAGGATTTTAAGAATGAATAATTGACTTGCTTGCTATATATGTGAGGCTACATACATGCTTTATCCTGTAGTACACTTGAGCTGTCCattgttgaaattaaattaacggTATCTTCTTGCAGCCACCTATGGACAAATTGTTTGGATATAAGTCATTAGAACGTGGCACATGAATTATAGAGTGGGTGAAGCACAGTTGCATGGTTCTAATCATTATGATTATAATATAAACACTTAAACACTAGATAACGATAAAGATAGAGACAAATTGATAGTCGTCCGTGAAGTACTTTTGAAAGACAGAGTAAGGGTATGTTTGGGTGAACACATTAATtattaaggatttttttagtAAGTATTATTGTCATATAAGCATTTATATAtaggttatttttataattaaagagaaaataagattaaattgtttttcatataaattataagttgcttttataaattatatatcctAAAAAGCTTATTAAAATAAACGGAAAACAACTTatagatatatcatatatatatttttttcaatagctTCTATGAATACTTATATCATAAGATAAAGtcaaataaattgtaaatacaTTCTTTGAAACGAACCCTAAATCCCATATATGTACTACTAGAAGGTATTGAGTGATCTTGAGAACAGCAGTACtataaagagaaaggaaaaaaagaagtcaTCATAAAGATACTGTCTTAAACTTATGTTGAAAATAATcacttacttttaatttttttaataaaaataacgaCTATTACTTcgaaatgaattgattttaacataTGCTTAATTTGTAAGTGCATGTTATGTAAACGTTGAAAAGTTGAGATTGCTTTGCTGGGATCTCATCTCAAGACACGTGCAAGTTAAGTTGACTATGTCTATAAGCAATTAAGCATTGCAATGAAAAGGTTTAAAATAACAAGTCAAAACTATGTAAAGGGAGATTGTTATGGCTAATGTTGTGGAGAGAAAATCGTAACGTGGGCGTGACCAACATTACTTGCTTAACTGATCGACCAGCCtaccttcaaagttcaaacggATATGGATAACTGAGAGCAGCCCTCCACTATGACTTGGAATTTCTCAACATTACAAATTTATAATGCATGGTATCTATTTctctttttgtataaaaaatatctatttatctttcgggtatttttttaagaagaaaaactcATTTAACGTTATgtgattaattataatataagtaGGTTTTGAACCATCCGGCTGGAAAACCAATAATAGAAGTGTTTGCATCTTTCAGGCTTGATGTGTGAAAGGTTGTGAATTGTTTCATTGGTACGTGGATCGACTAACTAATAGAAGCACTAATACATTCCAAACTTGACGCTTGAAGGACTATGAACTAGCTTGTTGGTAGGTCGACTACTGAAAGTGTGAGTTCTTTGAGAGTCCTAGATGGATCAATGAAGATGCTCTCACTTTAATTGCTAATAACAtccacaataaaataattttctttagctgcttttaactttttttaataaacttaaacTTAATCTTTAGTGAAacctatttaaataaatttatttcaataatgtttcttttattttgaatgaacTTGAGTATCCCTTAGTTGAGAATCAATAACTAATTCATCAAAAGTATTGAGATTCATTTATGAGATTCACATTaactttcaataaatattttcaataatgtGCTAAAGAGGAGGTCAATCCCAAGTCTAATGTCTTCTATAACTGTGGAGGGTGAGTGTTATCTTTGAATCTTCATTGATTAATATATCCTTGTTAGTCCTTTCATATGAATTTATGTGATTTAATGAGTTAATGGAGTCCGTCACATGATTAACACATAAGTTAGTCCATCAATCATGCATTGATCCACATGATTTTTAAAACACGAGaactataaattaatttggaccatacaaaatcaaatgataattgtcaagattaaaaaatatttaataattacatgATCGCTTTAAAATGttatgataatttttcttttaatctttatcATTCAAATAAGATCTAATGATCTATATTTGTGGTTCTTACTTCTCAAAATAAAAGTGTTCTCCTCACCCTTCCCAATGTATGTTTtgtgtataataatttaaattgttcattataaattcaaatatatttaattaattatcataatatttaactagaatataatttatatattaaaaatatttatatattataaatattagtcatttaaaatgtatatttattcTACATAATGCACATGATAAAATATTAGTtctaatatagataaaattatttaagtattttgggtaaaaaataatttaatatttgaaaaaataaaataacatttttctatTTACACAATTCGTATTGAGTATTAAAATAAgtgtataattatataatttataaaaaatttccgaaataatgaaaaaaatgactcatacaattatattattaaatattgaatatGTGAGTCTTGGCATTCTCTTTTATAGATATAAATTAGGCTTAGATTCATTTATCTTAGaatacaaatttattaattaaatttactgACAATTATCTTAACTATGTTctaaacatttaattattataaaaaaaaacttcatagatatataacatttaaaatagtCCATGCTAATGAAGAAAAAGATCAagtaatatatgaaaattattgcATGTATTAAAGTGTAATGTGATTAACTCCATGTCATATTGTCATTCCCTTCAGATATGTGAAATTATAagagaaatatgaatatttaatacaaacaataaataagaaaaatagggaaaaagagtaacttcaaaaaataaaaaaagaataatttaaaagtacGAGTAGCtgagatttgaaaaataataatataaaatgaaaattttaaaattgagaatgATTAATATGATAATCTTATCCTAAAAGgacaatttaaaatcattacTGATTTgagagttttttaaaattatataaaagagtGATAAATGGTTATAAATTCACGTATTACTATGATATAAAGAGattacaatataaatatatccTTGATATTCATAATAATGAGGTCTTTAAGAGTTACTTTTGCTTAATCCAATCCCACCGACACAAGTGGTCAAATCTATCATCTTCATCATTTAACTccttatgaatattttaaaatgggtatacaaaaaattcaattcatcattatatatcttaaaattaactaaacattttcaagatattaataattaataaaaatgaataaaatatgtaacTTTACTAGTGAAGGACGTAAACTGCAAAAAGGAGAAGAGGCTGAATACATTGACCCCAAATTGGAGGACGAATTTTAAACTAGTTCTTGCAATGTTTTTAATTCTGGCCCACAAGAGTTTGGTAGGATGTCAAAGGTGATACTGCATGCGTAGTAGCCAACTTGATGTGTAAGGGATCAATGAGTGCTCAAATTAAACCCTAAAAAATCTACATTACTACTGTATGTCAAAAgcaaacaatatatattttaagtcaAATAGGTAAAgtctatatataattaaaacgtCAGATATATCTTGCATGGTTTTGGATCTACAATGCTTCGTGTACTAATTCATAATCCATATTAACCAATGATTAGTTTTCATCAATAAAGAATAGTCTTCTTTACAAAGGAGTACGAGCTTAATAACGACATGCAgtaaaaaatggaaataattggaaacaaaatagaaaacgaTTCAGATCACCTGGCTCAGGCtgcttttcatttttaagtAAGAGGGTGGTTTCAATATTAGCTTGTAATTTTttcgttatatatatatatatgtgtgtgtgtgtggtccttttatttaaataattaattaaatcaatgtGCCATGGTATTAGGTAAGGAAAAGGAATAGCTCCAGCATAACCATTTTGTTTGCCAGCGTCCGAGTGTTATGCTCGAATATTATATAGGTAAATGACccatttgaataattattaacATATGGGTCATTTTATGAATAACAAACAccatataaataaagaaaatttaaattcatgttgCGTAGTTTCTCTTCTAAAGATTCACCAAATGGAACTGTGTGGATCGATCATATCACATGCATGTTTTTACTTTTGACCTTGACATGCaaataactataattttttttttttgttttggttatcGTTTATCAGACTTATATATGATATGTAACTGTTATAGCTAGCCTATGAAAATCATATAAACTCGGTAAATTTCTATGAAATGCTGAAATATCGATCGGACCTATGatataaaattcaaatgctcCAACACATGCAAGGAAAGTTGCTGGCTGCTCTGCATTTTCATGATTGCATGTCTAGGGAGAGTCATAATTTCCAGCTTGGCACCTTGAAATATCGAGCATATCTACTTCAAACAGCTTATTGTTGGTCTGTCACTCTCTCAACAGTCTTATATTTGTCATGTATACATGACAAATATATAGAGGATAAAtagaaggagggaagaaactcATGTTTGAATTGTCGTTACGGTAACTTGAACTTATATTTTGAGAAGTAAAACCATCAAATATTTAACTTGAACTTATATTTTGGACTGCCATAAGTGTATCGCAAAAATAAACATGTACAAATTAGTGCGTTTGGTGAAAATATTAGGTGGTCTTTGATCATTAATTACTTTATAGTTCTCATCAAATTCTATATGATACATAAtcatgttttattaatttttttttattaattaaaaaacttaaatatttgtCACATTAAAAATTGGTTAAAATTATGAATAGGTGGTGATCGAGAATCCCTAATAATTTTCGTGTTTGGTTGTATGGTAATAAAAAAGTTGAGATGAATAAGAATGTGTACAAcatctttttattctctttgcaAAACAACGTAAAAATgttattctaaattttttttccataaaaaataaatcaatcttCTTTATACGTGACAATCCTTCGTTTTCCAaaaggaaaacattttttttaagtaattgaatgtttaaaaaataattgttctttaacataaaatttcatcatatcttttttttatactttttttctatttctttctttcatatttttttcttagttttattaaactaaacatccttattttcattatatttctcactcatttgattttaataaagaaataataacaagTATGTTATTAACTCTGGTTCTAGAATAAAATacacttatttatttcttaattattaaaagaccacaaacaatattaattaaagaattaaaaatatttttcttacatttatatatatagagagagagaaaaaaaaggagaccGAATTTGATAAAATGCTAACAATGTAACTATGTAAGTGTAAGTGGTCAATGTAGACCAACCATTATTTgtctttttcaaaatcaaattggGCAATcctgagtgaaaaaaaaaaatcaaaccaaaaataATAAGTATATCAAAAAAGGGTCCACACAGACCCAATTT belongs to Glycine max cultivar Williams 82 chromosome 6 unlocalized genomic scaffold, Glycine_max_v4.0 Gm06_scaffold_98, whole genome shotgun sequence and includes:
- the PC7 gene encoding peroxidase precursor; this translates as MGSQSYFKALIICLIALIGSTQAQLQLGFYAKSCPKAEQIILKYVVEHIHNAPSLAAALIRLHFHDCFVNGCDGSVLVDSTPGNQAEKDAIPNLTLRGFGFIEAIKRLVEAECPGVVSCADILALTARDSIHATGGPYWNVPTGRRDGFISRAADPLRSLPAPFHNLTTQLTLFGNVGLDANDLVLLVGAHTIGIAHCSSISTRLYNFTGKGDTDPTIDNGYAKNLKTFKCKNINDNSLIEMDPGSRDTFDLGYYKQVVKRRGLFQSDAELLTSPITRSIIASQLQSTQGFFAEFAKSMEKMGRINVKLGSEGEIRKHCARVNN